In one window of Temnothorax longispinosus isolate EJ_2023e chromosome 11, Tlon_JGU_v1, whole genome shotgun sequence DNA:
- the LOC139822241 gene encoding uncharacterized protein, with translation MICIKRESPHSALRSFRCLRVLIPRIRYLRVLHSDLKLLIHLDTKNYEAHYVDLVIGNLGHVDIKFEVLLHLDTENYGARYLDLVISNLGHLNINFKILIHVDTDNYGAHYVDLVIGNLGHLDIEFNVRLHLDTENYEAHYLDPVIGNLGHVDIKVKVLIHVDTKNYGAHYVDLVIDNLGHLDIEFNVRLHLDTENYEAHYLNPVIGNLEHVDIEFKVLIHVDTENYEAHYVDFVIGNLGHLDIEFNVRLHLDTENYEAHYLDLIISNLEHVDIEFKVLIHVDTENYGAHYVDLVIGNLGHVDIEFNILLHLDTENYEAHYLDLVIGNLGHVDIEFKVLIHVDTENYGAHYVDLVIGNLGHVDIEFNVLLHLDTENYEAHYLDLVIGNLGYLDIEFKLDS, from the exons ATGATTTGTATTAAACGAGAAA gtccacatagtgcgctccgtagttttcggtgtctacgtgtattaatacctcgaattcgatatctacgtgtcctacattcagatttaaagttattaatacacctagacaccaaaaactacgaagcgcactatgtggaccttgtcatcggcaacctgggacacgtagacatcaaattcgaggtattattacatctagacaccgaaaactacggagcgcgctatctggacctcgtcatcagcaacctgggacacctaaacatcaatttcaagatattaatacacgtagacaccgacaactacggagcgcactatgtggacctcgtcatcggcaacctgggacacctagacatcgaattcaacgtacgattacacctggacaccgaaaactatgaagcgcactatctggatcccgtcatcggcaacctgggacacgtggacatcaaagtcaaggtattaatacacgtagacaccaaaaactacggagcgcactatgtggacctcgtcatcgacaacctgggacacctagacatcgaattcaacgtacgattacacctggacaccgaaaactatgaagcgcactatctgaatcccgtcatcggcaacctggaacacgtggacatcgaattcaaggtattaatacacgtagacaccgaaaactacgaagcgcactatgtggacttcgtcatcggcaacctgggacacctagacatcgaattcaacgtacgattacacctggacaccgaaaactatgaagcgcactatctggatcttatcatcagcaacctggaacacgtggacatcgaattcaaggtattaatacacgtagacaccgaaaactacggagcgcactatgtggacctcgtcatcggcaacctgggacacgtagacatcgaattcaacatattattacacctggacaccgaaaactatgaagcgcactatctggatcttgtcatcggcaacctgggacatgtggacatcgaattcaaggtattaatacacgtagacaccgaaaactacggagcgcactatgtggacctcgtcatcggcaacctgggacacgtagacatcgaattcaacgtattattacacctggacaccgaaaactatgaagcgcactatctggacctcgtcatcggcaacctgggatatctagacatcgaattcaagcttgattcataa